In Candidatus Ancaeobacter aquaticus, the following proteins share a genomic window:
- a CDS encoding response regulator, which translates to MRKDAFKILVVDDDPGITSLFEHTLRKKGFTVSSANSVTQGFDEYTKVSPHLIFLDIELGNESGLELLKKIRETDSKTIIIIVTAHGSTDTNLGEIQYHAYGELQKPIKPEQLEDIVVNAIETNYDMLFSEDSILVIDDEEAITTLLEDILSSEGFSVSTAKNGEKGIALAKKNAFDIIIVDIMMPGIDGFETIKRIREFDTGAHIMILSAYGKKDDVLAQTEQYNIKDFISKPFDIDKLMLKLRTNGRL; encoded by the coding sequence ATGAGAAAAGATGCCTTTAAAATTCTGGTTGTAGACGATGACCCAGGTATTACTTCTCTTTTTGAACATACGTTAAGAAAAAAAGGGTTCACCGTATCATCTGCTAATTCTGTCACACAAGGGTTTGATGAGTATACAAAGGTAAGCCCTCATCTAATTTTCCTCGATATTGAATTAGGCAATGAAAGTGGGTTAGAGCTCTTAAAAAAAATAAGAGAAACTGATTCGAAAACTATTATAATTATTGTAACTGCACATGGGTCTACAGATACGAATTTAGGGGAAATACAATATCATGCTTATGGAGAACTCCAAAAACCGATTAAACCTGAGCAGCTTGAAGATATTGTAGTCAATGCGATAGAAACGAACTATGATATGCTTTTTTCTGAGGATTCAATACTCGTAATCGATGATGAAGAGGCAATAACAACATTATTAGAAGACATATTGTCATCTGAAGGATTTTCTGTTTCAACTGCAAAAAATGGCGAAAAAGGAATTGCATTAGCAAAGAAAAATGCCTTTGACATTATTATTGTTGATATCATGATGCCAGGGATTGATGGGTTTGAAACAATTAAGAGAATTAGAGAATTTGATACAGGTGCCCATATAATGATATTATCTGCGTACGGAAAAAAAGATGATGTTCTTGCGCAAACTGAGCAATATAATATCAAGGACTTTATTTCAAAGCCATTCGATATTGACAAACTAATGTTAAAATTGCGTACAAACGGTAGATTGTAA